One part of the Tachysurus fulvidraco isolate hzauxx_2018 chromosome 23, HZAU_PFXX_2.0, whole genome shotgun sequence genome encodes these proteins:
- the r3hdml gene encoding R3H domain containing-like, which produces MRARCSHMVFAAILWTMPCTTAAVVVTNTTEPFPITVPEFGIELNWRNSSDAPHSRRKRYISSRDMMALLEHHNLVRSQVYPPAANMEYMVWNEKLARSAESWASQCIWDHGPSHVMRYMGQNLSITTGRYRSVLELVKSWHDEKYSFSYPNRCTGSVCTHYTQMVWASTNKIGCAINRCSNMYVFGATWKQATLLVCNYSIKGNWVGEAPYKTGKPCSACPSIYGGSCNKNQCVTSRPRKKLERF; this is translated from the exons ATGCGTGCGCGCTGCAGTCACATGGTTTttgctgccatcttgtggacGATGCCGTGCACTACAGCGGCTGTGGTTGTGACCAACACCACAGAGCCCTTTCCCATCACTGTGCCTGAGTTTGGGATTGAACTAAACTGGAGGAACAGCAGCGATGCGCCTCACAGCCGGAGAAAGCGCTATATTTCCTCCAGGGATATGATGGCTTTATTGGAACACCATAACCTTGTGCGCTCTCAGGTCTACCCACCTGCTGCGAACATGGAGTACATG GTGTGGAACGAGAAGCTTGCGAGATCAGCTGAATCTTGGGCATCACAGTGTATATGGGATCACGGCCCATCCCATGTCATGAGGTACATGGGCCAGAACCTGTCCATCACCACGGGAAG GTATAGATCGGTCCTTGAGCTGGTGAAATCATGGCACGATGAGAAGTATTCCTTCTCCTACCCCAACAGATGTACCGGCTCTGTCTGCACTCACTACACACAG ATGGTGTGGGCCAGCACCAATAAGATTGGGTGTGCCATCAACAGGTGTTCAAACATGTACGTGTTTGGTGCTACATGGAAACAGGCCACTTTACTGGTCTGCAACTACTCTATCAA AGGTAACTGGGTAGGAGAAGCTCCATACAAGACAGGAAAGCCGTGCTCGGCTTGTCCTTCTATTTACGGAGGATCCTGTAACAAgaatcagtgtgttacatcaaGACCCAGAAAAAAGCTTGAACGCTTTTAG